One Tumebacillus sp. BK434 genomic window carries:
- a CDS encoding ThiF family adenylyltransferase: protein MDLERYSRQLLFSGIGEAGQRRLIDSRVAVVGMGALGTVLANHMVRAGVGFVRLIDRDFVETSNLQRQMLYTEQHAEAGLPKAIAAADMLRAVNSQVEIEPVVADLTWQNAEELLADVDLVLDGSDNFQVRFLVNDVCVKNGIPWVYGGGVSANGMTMPILPGEMPCLRCLFDAAPAPGTTATCDTAGVLGPIIHIIASYQAVEALKILVGATEKVRRTMLNVGIWDFSTSSIDIAQAKRPDCVCCGQREFEYLQPVTGDDAISLCGRNSIQISPAEPWEVDLNAMAARLSHSGNVEQNKFLVRFSATDDIRLVIFADGRVLVQGTDEISVARSLYAKYIGM from the coding sequence ATGGACCTGGAGCGTTATTCAAGACAGCTATTATTTTCCGGCATCGGGGAAGCCGGTCAGCGCCGCTTGATCGACAGCCGCGTGGCGGTAGTCGGAATGGGCGCGCTGGGCACGGTGCTGGCCAACCATATGGTGCGGGCGGGTGTCGGGTTCGTCCGGCTGATCGACCGCGATTTTGTGGAAACGTCCAACTTGCAGCGCCAGATGCTCTATACGGAGCAGCACGCAGAAGCCGGGCTGCCCAAGGCGATCGCAGCGGCTGACATGCTGCGCGCGGTGAACTCGCAGGTGGAGATCGAGCCGGTCGTCGCCGACCTGACCTGGCAAAATGCGGAGGAGCTGCTCGCCGACGTCGATCTGGTGCTCGACGGCAGCGACAATTTCCAAGTTCGCTTTCTGGTCAACGATGTCTGTGTAAAAAACGGGATTCCCTGGGTCTACGGCGGCGGCGTCTCCGCCAACGGGATGACGATGCCGATCCTCCCCGGCGAGATGCCTTGCCTGCGCTGCCTGTTCGATGCAGCGCCGGCGCCGGGCACGACGGCGACCTGCGACACGGCCGGGGTGCTTGGGCCGATCATCCATATCATCGCCTCGTATCAGGCGGTGGAAGCGTTGAAAATTCTGGTCGGCGCCACTGAGAAAGTTCGCCGCACGATGCTGAACGTGGGGATCTGGGATTTCTCCACCTCCTCGATCGACATCGCCCAAGCGAAGCGCCCCGACTGCGTGTGCTGCGGGCAGCGCGAATTCGAGTATCTGCAGCCGGTCACAGGCGATGATGCGATCTCCCTTTGTGGCCGCAATTCGATCCAGATCTCGCCTGCCGAGCCGTGGGAGGTCGATCTCAACGCGATGGCCGCGCGACTCTCGCACAGCGGCAACGTCGAGCAAAACAAGTTCCTCGTCCGCTTCTCTGCGACCGACGACATCCGCCTCGTGATCTTCGCCGACGGCCGCGTTCTCGTCCAAGGCACCGATGAGATCAGCGTCGCGCGCAGTTTGTACGCGAAATACATTGGTATGTAA
- a CDS encoding EamA family transporter: MNARVKGFSMVLIGASFWGLSGTVAQKLFVEYAFTTGYLVTLRLLIAGVLMLGMAWLRGKRADLIGVWKDPRDRVGVIVFGVLGMLGVQYTYFSAIETGNAATATLLQYLAPLLVTVYLAVQLRKMPRAVEFVAVLLALLGTALLVTNGRWDGLSVPGIALFWGLISAVALAFYTLYPVGLLKRWGSEVIVGWAMLIGGVGLLLIERPWTATGQVWTGMSVALVLFVILFGTLIAFFLYLDSMRFLSPSETSLLACIEPLVAVVASVVWLHVPLGLLEIVGGLCIVGTVVILSLPKK, from the coding sequence ATGAACGCACGAGTAAAAGGTTTTTCGATGGTGCTGATCGGCGCCAGTTTCTGGGGGCTGTCCGGGACGGTCGCGCAGAAGTTGTTTGTGGAGTATGCATTTACGACCGGATATCTGGTGACCTTGCGTTTGCTGATCGCAGGTGTCTTGATGCTTGGCATGGCGTGGCTGCGCGGGAAACGTGCCGATCTGATCGGCGTCTGGAAAGACCCCCGGGACCGCGTGGGCGTGATCGTGTTTGGCGTGCTGGGGATGCTTGGGGTGCAATATACGTATTTTTCCGCGATTGAGACAGGCAATGCGGCAACGGCGACGCTGCTGCAATATCTGGCACCGCTCTTGGTCACCGTCTATCTGGCGGTGCAGCTGCGCAAGATGCCGCGCGCAGTGGAATTCGTTGCGGTGCTGCTCGCGTTGCTCGGTACAGCGCTGCTGGTGACAAACGGGCGCTGGGACGGGCTGTCGGTGCCGGGCATCGCCTTGTTCTGGGGGCTGATCTCGGCGGTGGCTTTGGCATTTTATACGCTGTATCCGGTCGGTCTGCTCAAGCGCTGGGGGTCGGAAGTCATCGTCGGCTGGGCGATGCTGATCGGCGGCGTGGGCCTGCTGCTGATCGAGCGTCCCTGGACGGCGACCGGGCAGGTCTGGACGGGGATGAGCGTCGCGCTGGTGCTGTTTGTGATCCTGTTTGGCACGCTGATCGCGTTTTTCTTGTATCTCGATTCGATGCGCTTTCTGTCGCCGTCCGAAACGTCGCTTTTGGCCTGCATCGAGCCGCTGGTGGCGGTGGTCGCGTCGGTGGTCTGGCTGCACGTGCCGCTCGGCCTGCTCGAAATCGTGGGTGGCCTATGTATCGTGGGTACGGTGGTGATTTTGTCACTTCCGAAAAAGTAG
- a CDS encoding uracil-DNA glycosylase family protein yields MSASKQELRAIFNELAKNYLVQDLITEQARFMFLLESPHVQELKIGAPVSGSSGASMTKHLYGEQYERFPLGVLLKKNRDDNLNRPSLNKVALMNVCQIPMQAAAYHDPEVRARYGSFFQVLEGVRSANNKLIYSNQTWNEVQEIIVESLRKKLIKLQEHPLVVVPCGRFAQKFFRLAAVQSPLWQVIEGVPHPSYNGWSKSEYAGAVHVLKAEFAKETAQISG; encoded by the coding sequence ATGAGCGCAAGCAAGCAGGAGTTGCGGGCGATTTTTAACGAACTGGCCAAAAACTATCTGGTGCAAGATCTGATCACTGAGCAGGCGCGGTTTATGTTTTTGCTGGAGAGCCCGCATGTGCAGGAGTTGAAGATCGGGGCACCTGTCTCCGGGTCGTCCGGCGCGTCGATGACCAAACATCTGTATGGCGAGCAATATGAAAGATTTCCGCTGGGCGTGCTGCTGAAAAAGAACCGCGATGATAATTTGAACCGTCCGTCCCTGAACAAAGTCGCGCTGATGAACGTCTGCCAGATCCCGATGCAGGCAGCCGCTTATCACGACCCGGAAGTACGGGCGCGCTATGGCAGTTTTTTCCAAGTATTGGAAGGCGTTCGCTCGGCAAACAACAAGCTCATCTACAGCAACCAGACATGGAATGAGGTACAGGAAATCATCGTTGAGAGCCTGCGCAAAAAGCTGATCAAACTGCAGGAGCATCCTCTGGTGGTCGTGCCGTGCGGGAGGTTCGCGCAGAAGTTTTTCCGGCTGGCTGCTGTGCAGAGCCCGCTGTGGCAGGTGATCGAAGGCGTGCCGCATCCGTCGTACAACGGGTGGAGCAAAAGCGAGTATGCCGGCGCTGTACACGTTTTGAAGGCAGAATTCGCAAAAGAAACTGCGCAAATCAGCGGATGA
- a CDS encoding alkaline phosphatase family protein yields the protein MTNALEKIEHLVVLMLENRSFDNLAGWLYDKKNPPPRGQAFEGLSGKRFSNPIPAGVPGADRKRVSAGRGSHDLHPDPEPGEPYEHVNVQLYGEQAAADPLPEIAPMNGFVRDYINILQSLGRPVQYENYKIIMDSFMPQQVPVFSELARQYAICDRWFCAVPSQTWTNRSFFHAATSSGLTDNAPYVNWIANDSATIFDRMSEAGQQGLNWKVYYDRQNQLPLTLLIHFPRLLKYRRTNFCTLDAFYRDAAAGALPSYAFLEPQFLNYDGGRNDQHPPYSVAEGERLIRDVYRAVRNGKGWEKTLLVITYDEHGGCFDHVPPPRVAPPQPHAPSGQHGFRFDRLGVRVPTLLVSPYIEAGTVYRAQDENGQEVPLDHCSVIKTITKRWGLQPLTVRDEAAYDLSGVLTRKTPRTDDPVLPEPKPTSGEPLQTEPTDFYLDIAGLIAARIGEALALLRGAKLEQSDLANVFRSFEN from the coding sequence ATGACAAACGCTCTGGAGAAGATTGAGCATCTCGTCGTGCTGATGCTGGAGAACCGTTCGTTTGACAATCTGGCCGGCTGGCTCTATGACAAGAAAAACCCTCCGCCCAGAGGGCAGGCGTTCGAAGGGCTCAGCGGCAAGCGTTTTTCCAATCCGATCCCAGCCGGCGTTCCGGGCGCGGATCGAAAGCGGGTGTCGGCCGGGCGCGGGAGCCATGATCTGCATCCTGACCCCGAACCGGGGGAGCCGTACGAGCATGTGAACGTGCAGTTGTACGGCGAGCAGGCTGCTGCTGACCCGCTGCCGGAGATCGCGCCGATGAACGGGTTTGTGCGCGATTACATCAACATCTTGCAGAGTCTTGGGCGGCCCGTGCAGTATGAGAATTACAAGATCATCATGGACAGTTTCATGCCGCAGCAGGTGCCGGTGTTTTCTGAGCTGGCCCGGCAGTATGCGATTTGCGACCGCTGGTTTTGCGCGGTGCCCAGCCAAACGTGGACGAACCGGTCGTTTTTTCATGCGGCGACATCGAGCGGACTGACCGACAACGCGCCGTATGTGAACTGGATCGCGAACGACAGCGCCACGATCTTTGATCGGATGTCGGAAGCCGGGCAGCAGGGTCTGAACTGGAAGGTCTACTACGACCGGCAGAACCAACTGCCGCTGACGCTGCTGATCCATTTTCCCAGGCTGCTGAAGTATCGTCGGACAAACTTTTGCACGCTCGATGCCTTTTACCGCGACGCGGCAGCAGGGGCGCTGCCGAGCTATGCTTTTTTGGAGCCGCAGTTCTTAAATTATGACGGCGGGCGCAACGACCAGCATCCGCCGTACAGCGTCGCGGAAGGCGAGCGGCTGATCCGCGATGTGTATCGGGCGGTGCGAAACGGCAAGGGCTGGGAGAAGACGTTGCTCGTGATCACGTATGACGAGCACGGCGGGTGTTTCGATCATGTGCCGCCGCCCAGAGTTGCGCCGCCGCAGCCGCATGCGCCAAGCGGGCAGCACGGCTTCCGCTTCGACCGCCTTGGCGTGCGGGTGCCGACTTTGCTGGTCTCGCCGTATATCGAAGCGGGCACCGTGTATCGGGCGCAGGATGAAAACGGGCAGGAGGTGCCGCTCGACCACTGTTCGGTGATCAAGACGATCACCAAACGCTGGGGGCTGCAGCCGCTCACTGTCAGAGACGAGGCCGCGTATGATCTGAGCGGCGTGCTGACGCGCAAGACGCCGCGCACGGACGACCCGGTGCTTCCCGAGCCGAAGCCGACGTCCGGCGAGCCACTGCAGACGGAGCCGACCGACTTCTACCTCGACATTGCCGGACTGATAGCGGCACGGATCGGCGAAGCGCTGGCGCTGCTGCGCGGCGCGAAGCTGGAGCAATCCGATCTGGCGAACGTCTTTCGGTCGTTTGAGAACTAA
- a CDS encoding polysaccharide deacetylase family protein, giving the protein MKKGLIYGGIALAVIFALNVLVFFAYNRPPDRALFLDPVTHFETEEKVIALTFDDGPTREWTAPLLDLLKEHEVKATFFMIGDNIKENEDIARRAVAEGHQAANHTEHHNRMIYKSPQFIKSDLRNMDGLLKNIEEQDRSFFRPPYGDKMVVLPWMLKQRDMKLVTWDIDPQEQYAESYDPKLIVEQILADVHPGGIIILHDGRRRDPTAFLQVVDDVVTKLKADGYRLVTVKEGLQL; this is encoded by the coding sequence ATGAAAAAGGGATTGATCTATGGCGGGATCGCGCTCGCCGTAATCTTTGCGCTGAATGTGCTGGTGTTTTTCGCGTACAACCGTCCGCCCGACCGGGCCTTGTTTCTCGATCCGGTGACACATTTCGAGACGGAGGAGAAAGTGATCGCGCTGACTTTTGACGACGGGCCGACCAGGGAATGGACGGCGCCTCTCTTGGATCTGCTCAAGGAGCACGAGGTAAAGGCGACGTTTTTTATGATCGGGGACAACATCAAAGAGAATGAAGATATCGCCAGACGAGCGGTCGCAGAAGGGCATCAGGCGGCGAACCACACGGAGCATCACAACCGGATGATCTACAAATCGCCGCAGTTTATCAAAAGCGATCTGCGTAACATGGACGGGCTGTTGAAAAACATCGAGGAGCAGGACCGGAGCTTCTTCCGTCCGCCGTACGGGGACAAGATGGTTGTGCTGCCGTGGATGCTGAAACAGCGGGACATGAAGCTGGTGACGTGGGACATCGATCCGCAGGAGCAGTATGCGGAAAGCTATGATCCAAAGCTGATCGTCGAGCAGATCCTGGCCGATGTGCACCCGGGCGGAATCATCATTCTGCACGATGGACGCCGCCGCGATCCGACCGCTTTTTTGCAAGTGGTGGATGACGTGGTCACGAAGCTGAAAGCGGATGGATATCGCTTGGTGACGGTGAAAGAAGGCTTGCAGCTCTGA
- a CDS encoding MFS transporter has protein sequence MQTVAKANVQSSPNGTMYRILFAISFVHLLNDTMQAVIPAVYPTLRESMALTFTQVGLISFAFNMTSSVLQPVVGFWSDKKPKPFLLPFGMALSMIGMLGLAFAPNYLWILFTVLFVGLGSAVFHPEGSKVAYLAAGTRRGFAQSVYQVGGNTGSSLAPLMTALIFVPLGQFGAIWFTSLAAVAIVVCLFVSSWYTQQLATQALARKSKGERKSGALKRQIGFAIVLLTFLVFARSWYSSGLSNYYQFYLIDHYGLSISKAQVFIFLFMIAGVIGTFIGGPLADRFGKRRMIFFSMLGAAPFALLLPHVSLLFAYPLLFVIGVILSTSWSVTVVYAQELIPGKIGTVSGLIVGLAFGLGAIGSVALGKLSDLQGLDFTMLFCSFLPLLGLLTYLLPTDRKLKEWEANA, from the coding sequence ATGCAAACGGTTGCGAAAGCGAACGTGCAGTCATCACCAAACGGTACGATGTACCGGATTCTGTTTGCGATCAGCTTCGTCCATCTGCTCAACGATACGATGCAGGCGGTCATTCCGGCGGTCTATCCGACTCTGCGGGAGTCGATGGCGCTGACCTTTACACAAGTCGGGCTGATCTCGTTTGCGTTTAACATGACCTCATCGGTGCTGCAGCCGGTCGTCGGCTTCTGGTCGGACAAAAAGCCCAAGCCGTTTCTGCTGCCGTTTGGGATGGCTTTGAGCATGATCGGGATGCTCGGGCTGGCCTTTGCGCCGAACTACCTGTGGATCTTGTTCACGGTGCTGTTCGTCGGCCTCGGTTCGGCGGTGTTCCATCCGGAAGGCTCGAAGGTGGCATACTTAGCGGCCGGCACGCGGCGGGGCTTTGCGCAGTCGGTCTATCAGGTCGGCGGCAACACGGGCTCGTCGCTGGCGCCGCTGATGACCGCTTTGATCTTCGTGCCACTGGGGCAGTTCGGGGCGATCTGGTTTACGTCGCTCGCGGCGGTGGCGATTGTGGTCTGTCTGTTCGTCTCCTCGTGGTACACGCAGCAGCTGGCCACGCAGGCTCTGGCTCGCAAGTCGAAAGGGGAGCGTAAATCGGGCGCGCTGAAGCGGCAGATCGGCTTTGCGATCGTGCTGCTCACCTTCCTCGTGTTCGCCAGATCGTGGTATTCGTCAGGACTTAGCAATTATTATCAGTTTTATCTGATCGACCACTATGGATTGTCGATTTCGAAAGCTCAGGTCTTCATCTTCCTGTTTATGATCGCCGGCGTCATCGGTACGTTTATCGGCGGGCCGCTCGCCGACCGTTTTGGAAAGCGGCGGATGATCTTCTTCTCGATGCTCGGCGCGGCGCCGTTCGCCTTGCTCCTGCCGCATGTGAGCTTGCTGTTCGCCTATCCGCTCCTGTTTGTGATCGGCGTGATCCTGTCCACGAGCTGGTCGGTCACGGTGGTCTATGCGCAGGAGCTGATTCCCGGCAAGATCGGCACGGTGTCCGGGCTGATCGTCGGCCTGGCCTTTGGCCTGGGCGCGATCGGTTCGGTCGCGCTCGGGAAGCTGTCCGACCTGCAGGGTCTGGACTTCACGATGCTGTTCTGTTCGTTCTTGCCGCTGCTGGGTCTGCTGACCTATCTGCTGCCGACCGACCGGAAATTGAAGGAATGGGAAGCCAACGCGTAG
- a CDS encoding CD1247 N-terminal domain-containing protein — protein sequence MNQIKERLAYLKGLAEGLNVGQSTPEGRVLAGMMEVMNEMARSLDRLTMMQDQLEEYIEAVDDDLGDLEEDFYGEDLEDDDFEYDQDLELDDDTAIEYLEMNCPNCGETVFVDEDVFKGDEIVEVLCPECQETVLVNDNSGEDDLAGELRD from the coding sequence TTGAACCAAATCAAAGAACGTTTGGCGTATCTGAAAGGTCTGGCAGAAGGTTTGAACGTGGGACAGAGCACTCCGGAAGGGCGCGTCCTGGCCGGCATGATGGAAGTCATGAATGAGATGGCTCGCTCCCTTGATCGCCTGACGATGATGCAGGATCAACTGGAGGAGTACATTGAAGCGGTCGACGACGACCTCGGCGATCTGGAAGAGGATTTCTACGGCGAAGATCTCGAAGATGATGATTTCGAGTACGACCAAGACCTCGAACTGGATGACGACACGGCGATCGAGTATTTGGAGATGAACTGCCCGAACTGCGGGGAGACCGTATTCGTCGATGAAGACGTGTTCAAAGGCGATGAGATCGTCGAAGTCCTGTGCCCGGAGTGCCAGGAGACGGTGCTGGTCAACGATAATTCAGGCGAGGATGACTTGGCTGGAGAGTTGCGGGACTGA
- a CDS encoding YqhV family protein, protein MFSYFREHILMGMAGLRLLSGLIEITAAVAMFYFGSVQKAVQINAGLALVGPTVLILVTSLGLIGLADKLEFWRMVVVMGGVGLILWGVRG, encoded by the coding sequence ATGTTTTCCTATTTTCGGGAGCACATTTTGATGGGCATGGCCGGGCTGCGGCTGCTCTCCGGGCTGATCGAAATCACGGCGGCCGTCGCGATGTTTTATTTTGGCAGTGTGCAAAAGGCGGTGCAGATCAACGCGGGGCTGGCGCTGGTCGGACCGACCGTGTTGATTTTGGTGACTTCGCTCGGGCTGATCGGCTTGGCCGACAAGTTGGAATTCTGGCGGATGGTCGTGGTGATGGGCGGGGTGGGACTGATTCTTTGGGGCGTGCGCGGTTAA
- the efp gene encoding elongation factor P → MISSNDFRPGVTIEYDGGLWRVVEFMHVKPGKGAAFVRTKLKNIRTGAVREMTFRAGEKVPRARVETRKMQYLYNDGEFFQFMDNESFEQLGVPANMLEDEVKYLLENMECSVMIYEGQAIGVELPNTVVLTVAETEPGIKGDTAQGGSKNAVMETGAVVQVPLFIEVGEKLIVDTRNGEYVSRA, encoded by the coding sequence ATGATTTCTTCGAACGATTTTCGTCCAGGCGTAACGATTGAGTACGATGGCGGCCTTTGGCGCGTCGTCGAATTTATGCACGTCAAACCGGGCAAAGGCGCTGCTTTCGTCCGCACCAAGCTGAAGAACATCCGCACCGGTGCTGTCCGCGAGATGACCTTCCGCGCAGGTGAAAAAGTGCCGCGCGCTCGCGTGGAGACCCGCAAGATGCAATACCTGTACAACGATGGCGAGTTCTTCCAGTTCATGGACAACGAGTCGTTCGAACAGCTCGGCGTCCCGGCGAACATGCTGGAAGACGAAGTGAAATACCTGCTTGAAAACATGGAATGCTCTGTGATGATCTACGAAGGCCAAGCGATCGGCGTCGAATTGCCGAACACCGTCGTGCTGACCGTTGCAGAGACCGAACCGGGCATCAAAGGTGACACCGCACAAGGCGGCTCCAAGAACGCTGTGATGGAGACCGGCGCTGTGGTTCAAGTTCCGCTGTTCATCGAAGTCGGCGAAAAGCTGATCGTCGACACCCGCAACGGCGAGTACGTATCCCGCGCGTAA
- a CDS encoding Xaa-Pro peptidase family protein — MEQRLTRLRERMTAENLEALLILKKENRFYISGFTGSTGYLLVTHDEAILITDFRYTEQATEQCPHCRVVEAKDLIGSLQSELAAKKLTQLGFEKDYVNYGLFETLNGKLEGVTLVAKEGITEEIRLFKDESELVIMRKAAKIADDAFSHILGFLRPGISEIEVALELEFFMRKLGAKSSSFDIIVASGARSSLPHGVASEKILEAGDFVKMDFGAYYQGYCSDLTRTVVLGEASDKQREIYDIVLKSQLHTLENIKVGMTGKEADALARDIIAEHGYGDNFGHSLGHGLGTVVHEMPSLSVRGETVLKPGMTVTIEPGIYIPNFGGVRIEDDIVMQENGIEILTSSTKDFLIIG, encoded by the coding sequence GTGGAACAACGTCTGACTCGTTTGCGTGAACGGATGACTGCAGAGAATTTGGAAGCGCTGCTCATTCTCAAGAAGGAGAACCGTTTTTACATCTCCGGCTTCACCGGCTCGACCGGCTACCTGCTCGTCACGCACGATGAGGCGATCCTGATCACCGACTTCCGTTATACGGAACAGGCGACCGAGCAATGCCCGCACTGCCGCGTGGTGGAAGCGAAAGATCTGATCGGCTCCTTGCAAAGCGAACTCGCCGCCAAGAAGCTGACCCAGCTGGGCTTTGAAAAGGACTATGTCAACTACGGCCTCTTCGAAACGCTGAACGGCAAGCTCGAAGGTGTGACCCTCGTGGCGAAAGAAGGCATCACCGAAGAGATTCGCCTCTTCAAAGACGAGAGCGAACTGGTGATCATGCGCAAGGCTGCCAAGATCGCAGACGACGCGTTCTCGCACATTCTGGGCTTCCTGCGCCCGGGCATCTCCGAGATCGAAGTCGCGCTGGAACTGGAGTTCTTCATGCGCAAACTCGGCGCGAAATCCTCTTCCTTTGACATCATCGTCGCATCCGGCGCCCGCTCGTCCCTGCCGCATGGCGTGGCCAGCGAGAAAATTCTCGAAGCAGGCGATTTTGTCAAAATGGATTTTGGTGCATACTACCAAGGGTACTGTTCCGACCTCACCCGCACGGTCGTCTTGGGCGAAGCAAGCGACAAGCAGCGTGAGATCTACGACATCGTGCTGAAATCCCAGCTGCACACGCTGGAAAACATCAAAGTCGGCATGACCGGCAAAGAAGCGGACGCGCTGGCTCGCGATATCATCGCCGAGCACGGCTACGGCGACAACTTCGGCCACTCGCTCGGCCACGGGCTGGGCACGGTGGTGCACGAAATGCCGTCGCTGTCCGTCCGCGGCGAGACGGTGCTGAAGCCGGGCATGACCGTGACGATCGAGCCGGGCATCTACATCCCGAACTTCGGCGGCGTGCGCATCGAGGATGACATCGTGATGCAGGAGAACGGCATCGAAATCCTCACTTCGTCGACGAAAGACTTCTTGATCATCGGCTAA
- the aroQ gene encoding type II 3-dehydroquinate dehydratase, with protein MAKILVLHGPNLNLLGTREPEVYGRTTLPQINRDLSLLADRFGVELECFQSNHEGELIDRLQAAVGNTDGIIFNPAAYTHTSIAIRDCLSAIQIPTIEVHLSNIHAREEFRHRSMIAPVAMGQISGLGALGYTLAFHALLEDFAKRGLLSE; from the coding sequence TTGGCGAAAATACTGGTTTTGCACGGACCTAACCTCAATCTTCTCGGCACTCGGGAGCCAGAGGTGTACGGGCGGACGACATTGCCGCAGATCAACCGGGATCTGAGCCTGCTGGCCGACCGGTTCGGCGTGGAGCTGGAATGCTTTCAGTCCAACCACGAAGGCGAGCTGATCGACCGCCTGCAAGCGGCTGTGGGCAACACGGACGGGATCATCTTCAACCCGGCCGCCTACACCCATACCAGCATCGCCATCCGCGACTGTCTGTCGGCGATCCAAATCCCGACGATCGAAGTGCATCTGTCCAACATCCATGCCCGCGAGGAGTTCCGTCATCGCTCGATGATCGCGCCCGTCGCCATGGGACAGATCAGCGGTTTAGGCGCGCTTGGCTACACGCTCGCTTTCCATGCGCTGCTTGAAGACTTTGCCAAAAGAGGGTTGTTATCGGAGTAG